In Stieleria varia, one genomic interval encodes:
- a CDS encoding DUF1559 domain-containing protein: MKNKQLPMGEASRRRAFTLVELLVVIAIIGILVGLLLPAVQAAREAARRMSCSNNFKQIGLGIQNYHSTYKQNPVQSGGSYHDPGNRNLLSYMVGLTPFIEQQGLWEQISNPRAINHNGSTRTPPFPAMGPVPWDRNYTPWLTQVGTYRCPSDPATPPANFEGFTNYAACIGDGIASNNHSCFDQYGNEMGWCTPRRGSYNRGYFETRRVTKFRDILDGLSNTIACGEIVVDSNTLEVNATVVNRGSNASFFITPADCESTIDPLDPQFHLDGTNANNWGTSQRKGMRWTDGRPVLSSVTTIMPPNGVSCAYSGDGSDGMFTVGSRHPGGAHILMGDGAVTFISDSIEAGDKYANSPAWPVGSSTTSPGKKSPYGVWGALGTRASKEVIQEQLNQ, from the coding sequence ATGAAGAACAAACAACTCCCGATGGGAGAGGCCAGTCGACGGCGAGCGTTCACGCTTGTCGAGCTATTGGTCGTGATTGCCATCATCGGCATCTTGGTTGGGCTGCTGTTGCCCGCCGTTCAAGCGGCTCGCGAAGCGGCTCGCCGCATGAGTTGCTCCAACAATTTCAAACAGATCGGGTTGGGCATTCAAAACTACCACTCGACGTACAAGCAGAACCCTGTGCAAAGCGGTGGCTCATACCACGACCCTGGTAATCGAAACCTGCTGAGCTACATGGTCGGCTTGACTCCGTTCATCGAGCAACAAGGCTTGTGGGAGCAGATTTCGAATCCTCGTGCGATCAATCACAATGGCAGTACCCGCACGCCACCATTCCCAGCCATGGGGCCGGTGCCGTGGGATCGCAACTACACGCCATGGTTGACTCAAGTCGGAACCTATCGGTGCCCAAGCGATCCGGCAACACCACCGGCCAACTTCGAAGGCTTCACCAACTACGCCGCATGTATCGGTGATGGTATCGCCAGCAACAACCACTCATGTTTTGACCAGTACGGCAATGAGATGGGGTGGTGCACGCCACGTCGCGGTTCCTACAACCGCGGTTACTTTGAAACGCGGAGGGTAACAAAATTTCGTGACATACTGGATGGCTTGAGCAACACGATCGCGTGTGGCGAAATCGTGGTCGACAGCAATACGCTGGAGGTCAATGCGACCGTCGTCAATCGTGGCTCGAACGCTTCATTCTTTATCACCCCCGCGGACTGCGAAAGCACCATTGATCCTCTGGATCCGCAATTCCACCTTGATGGGACCAATGCCAACAACTGGGGAACCTCCCAGCGAAAAGGCATGCGGTGGACCGATGGACGCCCAGTGCTCTCCAGTGTGACAACGATCATGCCGCCCAACGGCGTCAGTTGTGCCTACTCGGGCGACGGCTCGGACGGGATGTTCACCGTCGGCAGTCGTCACCCAGGCGGTGCTCATATTCTGATGGGTGACGGTGCGGTCACATTCATCTCCGATTCGATCGAAGCCGGAGATAAATACGCCAACTCGCCCGCTTGGCCCGTTGGTAGCTCGACGACATCGCCGGGCAAGAAAAGCCCTTACGGTGTTTGGGGCGCCCTGGGGACTCGCGCCAGCAAAGAGGTCATTCAGGAGCAGCTCAACCAGTAG
- a CDS encoding PmoA family protein, translating into MSSTTVLCRPSRRKHLLLILGFAVGLSGNGYSQSPQAALEPSSDSTAETSPSPLSLVSDDQHVSINRGAVELLRYNKTALPAPQGIDPSYARSGYIHPVRTPRGVMVTGDFAADHPHQHAIFSAWTNTTYDGHRVDFWNQHKKTGLVSYLSSGAEQEGKLGVSFNVQQKHDALKVADQPLTILEEEWKVTAVSSDNSSTSPYFIFDIELTQTCVADKPLILNEYLYGGMGFRGNNQWFSDESAKALSKLKPETTDAADYPPIEITRHRFLTSEGKRRLAGNHSRPDWVDLSGLVDGKMAGITVMSHPSNFRHPQPVRLHPNKPYFCFSPCVLGAFEMKPGETYRARYRYVVHDGEPDVTRLNELFQEYSQE; encoded by the coding sequence GTGAGTTCAACAACCGTTCTGTGCAGACCGTCACGACGAAAGCATCTGCTGCTGATTCTTGGATTCGCCGTTGGCCTGAGCGGAAACGGATACTCGCAGTCACCGCAGGCTGCCCTTGAACCGAGCTCTGACTCGACCGCTGAGACGTCACCAAGCCCATTGTCGTTGGTCAGTGATGATCAACACGTGTCCATCAACCGTGGCGCCGTCGAGCTGCTGCGGTACAACAAGACCGCGTTGCCTGCGCCGCAGGGCATTGATCCCAGTTACGCTCGCAGCGGCTACATTCATCCCGTGCGTACTCCCCGCGGCGTGATGGTCACCGGCGACTTTGCCGCCGATCACCCACATCAGCACGCGATTTTTTCCGCCTGGACGAACACCACTTACGACGGGCATCGCGTCGACTTTTGGAATCAGCACAAGAAAACCGGACTGGTGTCCTATTTAAGTTCTGGAGCCGAGCAGGAAGGCAAACTGGGTGTCTCGTTCAACGTTCAGCAAAAGCACGATGCGTTGAAGGTTGCCGATCAGCCACTGACGATCCTGGAGGAGGAATGGAAGGTCACTGCTGTGAGCAGCGACAACAGTTCGACCTCGCCCTATTTCATTTTCGACATCGAACTGACACAAACTTGCGTTGCCGACAAGCCGCTGATCCTCAACGAGTACCTGTACGGTGGAATGGGTTTCCGCGGCAACAACCAATGGTTCAGTGACGAGTCGGCCAAGGCACTGTCAAAGCTCAAGCCGGAGACCACGGATGCGGCGGACTATCCGCCGATTGAAATCACACGCCATCGTTTCTTGACCAGTGAAGGAAAGCGTCGTTTGGCGGGCAACCACAGCCGTCCCGATTGGGTGGATCTGTCCGGTTTGGTCGATGGAAAGATGGCGGGCATCACGGTGATGAGTCACCCCAGCAACTTTCGGCATCCTCAGCCAGTGCGATTGCACCCCAACAAACCATACTTCTGTTTTTCACCGTGCGTTCTGGGGGCATTCGAAATGAAGCCTGGTGAGACCTACCGAGCCCGATATCGCTACGTCGTCCACGACGGCGAGCCTGATGTCACGCGGCTCAATGAACTGTTTCAAGAGTACTCGCAAGAGTAG
- a CDS encoding beta-ketoacyl-[acyl-carrier-protein] synthase family protein, protein MENKSERRVVVTGVGVVSPLGNDPDRLLQALRDRVSGIGPFTQVEHGVPLGVLPVDHGGEAREFTGDISDYGPLDKALQRTIRKGAKVMCREIEMGVAVAQLAMHDAGLELASIDRERAGIVYGCDYIMSLPQEYAAGIRECLNEDGEFDFSKWGELGRPQVNPLWLLKYLPNMPASHIAIYNDLRGPNNSITVREASAGAAISEAYSTICRGHADVLIVGATGSRVHPLRTLHSSMQETLASNRDDPTTMSRPFDVDRDGSVVGEGAAALVCETLEHAQARNANIIGEVVGYGSSAVGPGAGENHMQTAFANVLRAALGKADPSSIGHIHAHGLGTKPCDAAEAAAIAEVFGPPEQQPPVTTAKGHMGNLGAGGGMVEIIASLKALGGNLFPILNCDNLDPNCPIAAVTNDDTPAGTQFISVNITPQGQASAVRIQLVQ, encoded by the coding sequence ATGGAAAACAAATCGGAGCGTCGTGTCGTTGTCACCGGAGTCGGTGTCGTCAGTCCATTGGGAAACGACCCAGACCGCCTGTTGCAAGCACTGCGTGATCGTGTCAGCGGCATCGGACCGTTTACCCAGGTCGAACACGGAGTCCCGTTGGGGGTCTTGCCGGTTGATCATGGCGGCGAAGCTCGTGAGTTCACGGGCGACATCAGTGACTATGGTCCGTTAGACAAAGCACTGCAGCGGACGATTCGCAAAGGCGCGAAAGTGATGTGCCGCGAAATTGAAATGGGCGTCGCCGTTGCGCAGTTGGCGATGCACGACGCGGGACTGGAATTGGCGTCGATCGATCGAGAGCGTGCAGGCATCGTTTATGGTTGTGACTACATCATGTCGTTGCCGCAGGAATACGCGGCCGGCATTCGCGAATGTCTCAATGAAGACGGCGAATTCGATTTCAGCAAATGGGGTGAACTCGGTCGCCCTCAGGTCAACCCGCTGTGGCTGCTGAAGTACTTGCCCAACATGCCTGCAAGTCACATCGCGATCTACAATGATCTTCGCGGGCCCAACAATTCGATCACCGTTCGCGAAGCTTCAGCGGGTGCCGCTATTTCAGAGGCGTACTCGACCATTTGCCGCGGTCATGCCGACGTGTTGATCGTCGGTGCCACAGGTTCTCGCGTGCATCCGTTGCGAACTTTGCATTCATCGATGCAGGAAACACTCGCATCCAACCGGGACGATCCGACCACCATGAGCCGTCCGTTTGACGTCGATCGTGATGGCAGCGTCGTGGGCGAGGGCGCTGCGGCGTTGGTCTGCGAAACCTTGGAGCATGCCCAAGCCCGAAATGCGAACATCATCGGCGAGGTCGTGGGGTACGGCAGCTCGGCCGTCGGACCGGGAGCCGGCGAAAACCATATGCAAACCGCCTTTGCGAATGTATTGCGTGCTGCGTTGGGCAAAGCAGACCCGAGCTCCATTGGGCACATTCACGCACACGGATTGGGGACAAAACCGTGTGATGCTGCGGAAGCGGCTGCGATTGCGGAGGTCTTCGGTCCGCCGGAACAACAGCCTCCTGTGACGACTGCCAAAGGGCACATGGGTAACTTGGGCGCAGGCGGTGGGATGGTAGAGATCATCGCCAGTCTCAAGGCGCTCGGCGGAAACCTGTTTCCGATCCTCAATTGCGATAACTTGGATCCAAACTGTCCCATTGCGGCCGTGACCAACGATGACACTCCGGCGGGAACTCAGTTCATCAGCGTCAACATCACCCCGCAAGGCCAAGCGTCCGCGGTGAGAATTCAGCTCGTTCAGTAG
- a CDS encoding NAD-dependent malic enzyme, which produces MSEQSPSYAITIRLRYPDLSGLLGKITTAIGHANGFIGAVDIVGVQDGQIVRDITVNASNVAHGQAIVELLRQLDDVTVINVSDRVFLMHLGGKIEVNSKMPIKTRDDLSMAYTPGVARVCMSIAEDPDASFALTIRKNTVAVVSDGSAVLGLGNIGPRAAMPVMEGKAMLFKEFGGVDAFPICLETQDTEEIIATVARLAPTFGGINLEDISAPRCIEIEERLEEMLEIPVFHDDQHGTAIVVLAGLKNSLRLLGKELSEVQIVINGSGAAGTAITKLLQHAGAQHIVVCDTKGAISTSRTDPLNPIKQWLAENTNKDCKAGTLSEVIRGADVFIGVSVADVLTENDVASMNRDAIVFALANPNPEIKPALAAHHVKIMATGRSDYPNQINNVLCFPGLFRGLLDVRAIRVNNEMKIAAAEAIAAVIDPEDLHTDYIVPSVFDRRVTGVVAQAVADTAIATGVARRGNKPSYHVT; this is translated from the coding sequence ATGTCCGAACAGAGCCCGTCCTACGCGATCACCATCCGCTTGCGTTATCCCGACTTGAGCGGGCTGCTGGGCAAGATCACGACCGCCATTGGCCACGCCAACGGATTCATCGGCGCGGTTGATATCGTCGGTGTCCAGGATGGCCAGATCGTCCGCGACATCACGGTCAATGCGTCCAACGTGGCACACGGACAAGCCATCGTCGAACTGCTCCGGCAGCTCGACGATGTGACCGTGATCAATGTGTCCGATCGCGTATTCCTGATGCATTTGGGCGGCAAGATCGAAGTCAACTCCAAGATGCCGATCAAGACGCGCGATGACTTGTCCATGGCCTACACGCCCGGCGTCGCCCGCGTTTGCATGTCCATTGCGGAGGACCCCGACGCTTCGTTTGCATTGACCATCCGAAAGAACACCGTGGCCGTGGTCAGCGACGGCAGTGCGGTGCTGGGACTGGGGAATATCGGTCCACGGGCCGCCATGCCGGTGATGGAAGGCAAAGCGATGCTGTTCAAAGAGTTCGGCGGCGTCGATGCGTTTCCCATCTGCTTGGAAACTCAGGACACCGAAGAAATCATCGCGACCGTCGCCCGACTCGCACCCACCTTTGGTGGAATCAACCTGGAAGACATCTCCGCTCCACGCTGTATCGAGATCGAAGAGCGGCTGGAGGAAATGCTGGAGATCCCCGTCTTTCACGACGACCAACATGGGACCGCCATCGTCGTCTTGGCCGGGCTGAAAAACTCCTTGCGTTTGCTGGGCAAGGAACTTTCCGAAGTTCAAATCGTGATCAATGGCAGCGGGGCAGCGGGAACCGCGATCACCAAGTTGCTGCAACACGCCGGTGCTCAACACATCGTGGTTTGTGATACCAAGGGAGCGATCTCAACAAGCCGCACCGATCCGCTCAACCCGATCAAACAATGGTTGGCTGAGAATACCAACAAGGATTGCAAGGCCGGGACGCTTAGTGAAGTCATTCGCGGCGCAGACGTTTTCATCGGGGTTTCCGTCGCCGATGTGTTGACCGAAAACGACGTGGCATCGATGAATCGGGATGCGATCGTTTTTGCCTTGGCCAACCCCAATCCGGAAATCAAGCCAGCCTTGGCCGCGCATCATGTCAAGATCATGGCCACGGGACGCAGCGACTATCCCAACCAAATCAACAACGTGCTCTGCTTTCCAGGTCTATTCCGGGGCTTGCTGGATGTTCGAGCGATTCGGGTCAATAATGAAATGAAAATCGCAGCGGCTGAAGCGATCGCAGCCGTGATCGACCCCGAGGACCTGCACACCGATTACATTGTCCCCAGTGTCTTTGATCGCCGTGTCACCGGAGTTGTGGCGCAAGCCGTCGCGGACACCGCCATTGCGACCGGCGTCGCCCGCCGAGGCAACAAACCCTCCTACCACGTCACCTGA